The Bombus vancouverensis nearcticus chromosome 2, iyBomVanc1_principal, whole genome shotgun sequence genome window below encodes:
- the DopEcR gene encoding G-protein coupled receptor DopEcR translates to MEEPSLEALMQAGLIFVVSVAIIFSNLLIIATYLNFRGPSEVINYYLLSLASADLLCGLLVVPLSVYPALVRRWVYGDVVCRLVGYLEVTLWAVSVYTFMWISVDRYLAIRKPLRYETVQTKTRCQCWMVFTWISVAMMCCPPLLGFQKPIFDREAFICMLDWGNMAAYTITLSILVLGPSVITIVYTYCYIFTMMRRLKSGVLIHDKEYATALSENLSNPSHIMSFVLVMTFWVSWAPYAGLRIYAVVNGPPQVPFLHFAVVWLGVTNSFWKAVVLGTLSPQFRLAARVLCLTLCCRHRRLPPELLGLDDDD, encoded by the exons ATGGAGGAGCCCTCGCTGGAGGCTCTCATGCAGGCGGGCCTCATCTTCGTGGTCAGTGTCGCCATCATCTTCTCGAATCTCCTCATCATCGCCACCTACCTTAATTTCCGTG GTCCCTCCGAGGTGATAAACTACTACTTGCTATCTCTCGCTTCGGCGGACCTTCTTTGTGGTCTGCTGGTGGTTCCGCTCTCGGTGTATCCAGCGTTGGTACGACGATGGGTCTATGGGGACGTCGTGTGTCGTCTCGTTGGCTATTTGGAGGTTACTCTCTGGGCGGTATCTGTTTACACCTTCATGTGGATTTCTGTGGATCGGTATTTGGCCATCAG GAAACCATTGCGATACGAGACCGTGCAGACGAAAACCCGATGCCAGTGCTGGATGGTCTTCACGTGGATCAGCGTGGCGATGATGTGCTGTCCGCCTCTTCTAGGTTTCCAAAAGCCGATTTTCGACCGGGAGGCGTTCATCTGTATGCTCGATTGGGGCAACATGGCTGCTTACACCATCACACTGTCGATCCTCGTGCTAGGCCCATCGGTCATCACCATCGTCTACACCTATTGCTACATCTTCACGATGATGAGACGACTAAAATCCGGCGTACTGATTCACGACAAGGAGTACGCGACCGCGCTCTCGGAAAACTTGAGCAATCCGAGTCATATCATGTCCTTTGTCCTGGTGATGACTTTTTGGGTGTCCTGGGCACCGTATGCCGGTCTCCGGATATACGCTGTCGTTAACGGACCGCCGCAG GTGCCGTTTCTCCATTTCGCAGTAGTGTGGTTGGGGGTGACGAACAGTTTCTGGAAAGCGGTGGTCCTTGGTACCCTGAGCCCGCAGTTTCGACTAGCGGCTCGTGTGCTCTGTCTGACGTTGTGCTGCCGGCACAGACGACTTCCGCCGGAGCTGCTCGGCCTCGACGACGACGATTAA